A genomic window from Camelina sativa cultivar DH55 chromosome 2, Cs, whole genome shotgun sequence includes:
- the LOC104721230 gene encoding uncharacterized protein LOC104721230 encodes MSGASFPANLPSMVSTVPILTGTNFSEWKEKVEFTLGVLDMDLALREEEPDPLTIISTEEEKALHKAWEKANRLSMMFLKMTIASNIKTSLPDADKAIDYLAAIEERFKTADKSLAGKLMADLTTIKYDGTRSMHEHCIEMTNLAAKLKNLGMSVDDSFLVQFILN; translated from the exons ATGAGTGGAG CATCATTTCCTGCTAATTTGCCATCTATGGTCTCTACTGTTCCGATCCTCACTGGAACCAACTTCTCAGAATGGAAAGAGAAAGTTGAGTTCACATTAGGAGTACTAGATATGGATTTGGCACTTCGTGAAGAAGAGCCAGATCCCTTAACTATAATTAGTACTGAGGAAGAAAAGGCTCTCCATAAAGCTTGGGAGAAAGCGAACAGATTAAGcatgatgtttttaaaaatgaccaTAGCTAGCAATATCAAAACTTCCCTTCCAGATGCAGATAAAGCTATAGATTATCTAGCAGCTATAGAAGAACGGTTTAAGACTGCAGACAAATCCCTTGCAGGGAAACTTATGGCAGATCTTACAACCATTAAGTATGATGGGACAAGGTCTATGCATGAACATTGCATTGAAATGACCAACCTTGCGGCTAAACTAAAGAATTTAGGAATGAGTGTGGACGATTCATTTCTTGTCCAATTTATCCTAAATTGA
- the LOC104721208 gene encoding RING-H2 finger protein ATL7-like — protein sequence MSYSDPNPNPIQGTYIPSNSNGTEKMKAYQAFIFSIPICFTVIVLFVLYIVYLRRNSAANVDWSSLGMRGGALVPPNNNLSTAESGLSKDVREMLPIVIYKESFSVKDSQCSVCLGDYQANEKLQQMPSCGHTFHMECIDVWLTSHTTCPLCRLSLIQKPSPQGPEVVSSMENSNGGGASAQPESQSSTTEAIIQINDGQEGNGDNQEVISKDTEENERNSVGTTSDGCWNRRLG from the exons ATGTCATACAGCgacccaaacccaaacccaatTCAAGGAACTTACATACCATCGAACTCGAACGGAACTGAGAAAATGAAAGCGTACCAAGCTTTTATCTTCTCTATTCCCATTTGTTTCACAGTCATCGTCCTCTTCGTGCTTTACATCGTTTACCTCCGTCGTAACAGCGCCGCCAATGTGGATTGGTCTTCTCTTGGAATGCGTGGTGGTGCCCTCGTTCCCCCCAACAACAATCTCTCAACT GCTGAATCAGGACTGAGCAAAGATGTGAGAGAGATGCTTCCCATTGTTATCTACAAGGAGAGCTTCTCTGTCAAAGATTCACA ATGTTCAGTGTGTCTTGGGGACTACCAAGCAAATGAGAAGCTCCAACAAATGCCATCATGTGGGCACACTTTTCACATGGAATGTATTGATGTATGGCTCACATCACATACAACTTGCCCTCTTTGTCGTCTCTCTCTTATCCAGAAGCCGTCCCCTCAAGGCCCAGAGGTTGTCTCTTCCATGGAAAACTCTAATGGAGGAGGAGCTTCTGCTCAACCAGAGTCCCAGTCATCAACAACCGAAGCAATAATTCAGATCAATGATGGCCAAGAAGGTAACGGAGATAATCAAGAGGTTATCTCTAAGGACACAGAAGAGAATGAACGAAACAGCGTAGGGACGACATCGGATGGTTGTTGGAATCGCAGACTTggttaa